A window of the Helianthus annuus cultivar XRQ/B chromosome 4, HanXRQr2.0-SUNRISE, whole genome shotgun sequence genome harbors these coding sequences:
- the LOC110937553 gene encoding serine/arginine-rich splicing factor RS31 isoform X2: MKPVFVGNFEYETRQSDLERLFGRYGRVERVDMKSGYAFVYFEDERDAEDAIHALDNSSFGYDRRKLSVEWARGERVRHRDGSKSVANQRPTKTLFIINFDPVHTRVRDIEKHFEPYGNVLHVRIRRNFAFVQFETQEEATKALECTHMSKILDRVVSVEYALRDDSERGSRSISPRRDYGRRRDSPYRSPSPYRRSRPSPDYGRARSPVYDRYSGPSYDRPKSPVYGRYRSRSPVRRSRS; encoded by the exons ATGAAGCCGGTTTTCGTTGGGAATTTCGAGTACGAGACACGTCAGTCTGATCTGGAGAGATTGTTTGGCAGATATGGAAGAGTTGAGCGCGTTGATATGAAATCTG GATATGCATTTGTTTACTTTGAAGATGAACGTGACGCTGAAGACGCAATTCATGCTCTTGATAACTCCTCATTTGGATACGATAGGCGCAAGCTGTCTGTGGAATGGGCTCGG GGTGAGCGTGTTCGACACCGTGATGGATCAAAGTCAGTGGCGAACCAGAGACCAACTAAAACACTGTTCATAATAAACTTTGACCCGGTTCACACAAGGGTCCGTGATATCGAGAAGCACTTCGAACCCTATGGAAATGTTCTCCATGTTCGCATCAGGCGCAACTTTGCGTTTGTGCAGTTTGAAACACAAGAAGAAGCCACAAAAGCTCTTGAGTGTACACACATGAG TAAAATATTGGATCGGGTAGTATCAGTGGAGTATGCTCTAAGGGACGACAGTGAGAGAGGGTCCCGCTCAATCAGCCCTAGAAGAGACTATGGTCGTCGACGTGATAGTCCTTATCGGTCACCAAGTCCTTATAGGAGAAGCAGACCAAGTCCTGATTACGGGCGGGCTCGTAGCCCAGTGTATGATAGGTACAGTGGGCCATCCTATGACAGGCCAAAGAGCCCTGTTTATGGGAGATACCGCAG TCGGTCACCTGTTCGAAGGTCGAGAAGTTGA
- the LOC110937553 gene encoding serine/arginine-rich splicing factor RS31 isoform X1, which translates to MSDYLLLTNGILLPFINSIIHIHLHHCMPSITYLKGSCSILPCLLFLNTCCLNGYAFVYFEDERDAEDAIHALDNSSFGYDRRKLSVEWARGERVRHRDGSKSVANQRPTKTLFIINFDPVHTRVRDIEKHFEPYGNVLHVRIRRNFAFVQFETQEEATKALECTHMSKILDRVVSVEYALRDDSERGSRSISPRRDYGRRRDSPYRSPSPYRRSRPSPDYGRARSPVYDRYSGPSYDRPKSPVYGRYRSRSPVRRSRS; encoded by the exons ATGTCTGACTACCTTCTACTCACAAATGGCATCCTTCTACCTTTCATTAACTCAATCATCCACATTCACTTGCATCATTG CATGCCTTCCATCACTTACCTAAAGGGCTCATGTTCTATCCTGCCATGCCTTCTATTTCTGAACACATGCTGTCTTAATG GATATGCATTTGTTTACTTTGAAGATGAACGTGACGCTGAAGACGCAATTCATGCTCTTGATAACTCCTCATTTGGATACGATAGGCGCAAGCTGTCTGTGGAATGGGCTCGG GGTGAGCGTGTTCGACACCGTGATGGATCAAAGTCAGTGGCGAACCAGAGACCAACTAAAACACTGTTCATAATAAACTTTGACCCGGTTCACACAAGGGTCCGTGATATCGAGAAGCACTTCGAACCCTATGGAAATGTTCTCCATGTTCGCATCAGGCGCAACTTTGCGTTTGTGCAGTTTGAAACACAAGAAGAAGCCACAAAAGCTCTTGAGTGTACACACATGAG TAAAATATTGGATCGGGTAGTATCAGTGGAGTATGCTCTAAGGGACGACAGTGAGAGAGGGTCCCGCTCAATCAGCCCTAGAAGAGACTATGGTCGTCGACGTGATAGTCCTTATCGGTCACCAAGTCCTTATAGGAGAAGCAGACCAAGTCCTGATTACGGGCGGGCTCGTAGCCCAGTGTATGATAGGTACAGTGGGCCATCCTATGACAGGCCAAAGAGCCCTGTTTATGGGAGATACCGCAG TCGGTCACCTGTTCGAAGGTCGAGAAGTTGA
- the LOC110937553 gene encoding serine/arginine-rich splicing factor RS31 isoform X3, which produces MPSITYLKGSCSILPCLLFLNTCCLNGYAFVYFEDERDAEDAIHALDNSSFGYDRRKLSVEWARGERVRHRDGSKSVANQRPTKTLFIINFDPVHTRVRDIEKHFEPYGNVLHVRIRRNFAFVQFETQEEATKALECTHMSKILDRVVSVEYALRDDSERGSRSISPRRDYGRRRDSPYRSPSPYRRSRPSPDYGRARSPVYDRYSGPSYDRPKSPVYGRYRSRSPVRRSRS; this is translated from the exons ATGCCTTCCATCACTTACCTAAAGGGCTCATGTTCTATCCTGCCATGCCTTCTATTTCTGAACACATGCTGTCTTAATG GATATGCATTTGTTTACTTTGAAGATGAACGTGACGCTGAAGACGCAATTCATGCTCTTGATAACTCCTCATTTGGATACGATAGGCGCAAGCTGTCTGTGGAATGGGCTCGG GGTGAGCGTGTTCGACACCGTGATGGATCAAAGTCAGTGGCGAACCAGAGACCAACTAAAACACTGTTCATAATAAACTTTGACCCGGTTCACACAAGGGTCCGTGATATCGAGAAGCACTTCGAACCCTATGGAAATGTTCTCCATGTTCGCATCAGGCGCAACTTTGCGTTTGTGCAGTTTGAAACACAAGAAGAAGCCACAAAAGCTCTTGAGTGTACACACATGAG TAAAATATTGGATCGGGTAGTATCAGTGGAGTATGCTCTAAGGGACGACAGTGAGAGAGGGTCCCGCTCAATCAGCCCTAGAAGAGACTATGGTCGTCGACGTGATAGTCCTTATCGGTCACCAAGTCCTTATAGGAGAAGCAGACCAAGTCCTGATTACGGGCGGGCTCGTAGCCCAGTGTATGATAGGTACAGTGGGCCATCCTATGACAGGCCAAAGAGCCCTGTTTATGGGAGATACCGCAG TCGGTCACCTGTTCGAAGGTCGAGAAGTTGA
- the LOC110937553 gene encoding serine/arginine-rich splicing factor RS31 isoform X4: protein MFHHHDLLLDLASSLYIFAGYAFVYFEDERDAEDAIHALDNSSFGYDRRKLSVEWARGERVRHRDGSKSVANQRPTKTLFIINFDPVHTRVRDIEKHFEPYGNVLHVRIRRNFAFVQFETQEEATKALECTHMSKILDRVVSVEYALRDDSERGSRSISPRRDYGRRRDSPYRSPSPYRRSRPSPDYGRARSPVYDRYSGPSYDRPKSPVYGRYRSRSPVRRSRS from the exons ATGTTCCATCATCATGATTTACTACTTGATCTTGCAAGCTCTCTCTACATATTTGCAG GATATGCATTTGTTTACTTTGAAGATGAACGTGACGCTGAAGACGCAATTCATGCTCTTGATAACTCCTCATTTGGATACGATAGGCGCAAGCTGTCTGTGGAATGGGCTCGG GGTGAGCGTGTTCGACACCGTGATGGATCAAAGTCAGTGGCGAACCAGAGACCAACTAAAACACTGTTCATAATAAACTTTGACCCGGTTCACACAAGGGTCCGTGATATCGAGAAGCACTTCGAACCCTATGGAAATGTTCTCCATGTTCGCATCAGGCGCAACTTTGCGTTTGTGCAGTTTGAAACACAAGAAGAAGCCACAAAAGCTCTTGAGTGTACACACATGAG TAAAATATTGGATCGGGTAGTATCAGTGGAGTATGCTCTAAGGGACGACAGTGAGAGAGGGTCCCGCTCAATCAGCCCTAGAAGAGACTATGGTCGTCGACGTGATAGTCCTTATCGGTCACCAAGTCCTTATAGGAGAAGCAGACCAAGTCCTGATTACGGGCGGGCTCGTAGCCCAGTGTATGATAGGTACAGTGGGCCATCCTATGACAGGCCAAAGAGCCCTGTTTATGGGAGATACCGCAG TCGGTCACCTGTTCGAAGGTCGAGAAGTTGA
- the LOC110937552 gene encoding pentatricopeptide repeat-containing protein At5g16420, mitochondrial isoform X1, producing MKMMIMSSQISKAARKIHNLRHYSANNSSVDPFVAHPSHHHLAAIESKSQLLKSYTVTPPIKPWPQKLYPKRLVSIITQQQNLDLALQIFYHAGKYHPGFEHNYETYHSIIHKLSRARAFEAVETLLSQLQKSGIKCGENLFIDVLRNYGLASRPKDSLRTFLRIDDFGVTKSVRSLNTLLNVMIQNRKYELVHALFKNSRRKFNITPNVFTCNILLKAFCKKGDIEGALKVLDEMPAMGMVPNVVTYTTILGAYVSKGDMVGAKKMFDQILDRGWTPDATTYTILMDGFCKQGRLVDAVKVMDDMEDNKVDPNDVTYGVMIEAFCKAKKTGEALNLLDDMIEKKYMPTSALCCRLIDALCEDGKVEDACDLWKKLLRKNCTPDNAISSALIHWLCKKRKIWEARKLFDEFEKSSIPSVLTYNTLIGGMCEMGELCEAGRLWDDMVEKGCVPNAFTYNMLIKGFCKGGSAKEGVKILEEMLDKRCLPNKTTYSVLLTGLCESGDEAEVMKVLDMDTGGELIDSDVWQLLINKFGSNVSKKRNAMQPKV from the coding sequence atgaagatgatgataatgAGCTCCCAAATCTCAAAGGCAGCTAGAAAAATCCACAATCTACGCCACTACTCCGCCAACAACTCTTCTGTCGATCCCTTTGTCGCCCACCCGTCCCACCACCACCTTGCCGCCATCGAATCCAAATCCCAACTCCTCAAATCCTACACCGTAACTCCCCCGATCAAACCGTGGCCCCAAAAGCTCTACCCTAAACGCCTTGTATCCATTATCACCCAACAGCAAAACCTCGACCTTGCCCTCCAAATATTTTACCATGCTGGTAAATACCACCCCGGATTTGAACATAATTACGAAACCTACCACTCCATCATCCACAAGCTCTCTCGTGCTCGAGCTTTTGAAGCGGTTGAAACCCTTCTTTCTCAGTTGCAAAAATCCGGAATCAAATGCGGAGAGAATCTTTTCATCGATGTGTTGCGTAATTACGGTCTTGCCAGCCGTCCTAAAGACTCTTTACGAACATTCTTGCGGATTGACGACTTCGGTGTCACAAAATCCGTACGGTCGTTAAACACGCTTCTAAATGTCATGATTCAGAATAGAAAATATGAGTTGGTGCATGCTTTGTTTAAAAACAGTCGAAGGAAGTTCAATATCACACCAAACGTGTTCACTTGtaacattcttttgaaggccttTTGTAAAAAAGGCGACATAGAAGGTGCACTCAAGGTGTTAGACGAAATGCCAGCAATGGGAATGGTGCCAAACGTCGTGACGTACACCACTATACTTGGAGCTTACGTTTCGAAAGGAGACATGGTGGGTGCAAAGAAGATGTTTGACCAGATTCTTGACCGAGGGTGGACTCCCGATGCCACAACGTACACGATTCTAATGGACGGTTTTTGTAAGCAAGGGCGGTTAGTTGATGCGGTGAAAGTAATGGATGATATGGAGGATAATAAAGTGGACCCGAATGACGTTACTTACGGGGTTATGATTGAAGCCTTTTGTAAAGCGAAAAAAACCGGCGAAGCGTTAAACTTGTTAGACGATATGATCGAGAAGAAATACATGCCGACTTCTGCTCTTTGTTGTAGATTGATTGATGCTTTGTGCGAAGACGGGAAAGTTGAGGACGCTTGTGATCTATGGAAAAAGCTTTTGCGGAAGAATTGTACTCCCGACAACGCGATATCGAGTGCGCTTATACATTGGCTGTGTAAAAAAAGGAAGATTTGGGAAGCGAGGAAGTTGTTCGATGAATTCGAAAAGAGTTCGATTCCGAGTGTTTTAACGTATAACACACTGATTGGCGGTATGTGTGAAATGGGAGAGTTATGTGAGGCTGGTAGGTTATGGGATGATATGGTGGAAAAGGGATGTGTTCCTAACGCGTTTACGTATAATATGTTGATTAAAGGGTTTTGTAAAGGTGGTAGTGCGAAGGAAGGGGTTAAGATTCTAGAGGAGATGTTGGATAAAAGGTGTTTGCCGAATAAAACGACTTATTCTGTGTTGCTTACGGGTTTGTGTGAGTCTGGGGATGAAGCGGAAGTAATGAAAGTACTTGATATGGATACGGGTGGAGAGCTTATTGATTCGGATGTTTGGCAACTTCTAATAAACAAGTTTGGTAGTAATGTTAGTAAGAAGAGAAATGCAATGCAACCTAaggtttga
- the LOC110937552 gene encoding pentatricopeptide repeat-containing protein At5g16420, mitochondrial isoform X2: protein MMIMSSQISKAARKIHNLRHYSANNSSVDPFVAHPSHHHLAAIESKSQLLKSYTVTPPIKPWPQKLYPKRLVSIITQQQNLDLALQIFYHAGKYHPGFEHNYETYHSIIHKLSRARAFEAVETLLSQLQKSGIKCGENLFIDVLRNYGLASRPKDSLRTFLRIDDFGVTKSVRSLNTLLNVMIQNRKYELVHALFKNSRRKFNITPNVFTCNILLKAFCKKGDIEGALKVLDEMPAMGMVPNVVTYTTILGAYVSKGDMVGAKKMFDQILDRGWTPDATTYTILMDGFCKQGRLVDAVKVMDDMEDNKVDPNDVTYGVMIEAFCKAKKTGEALNLLDDMIEKKYMPTSALCCRLIDALCEDGKVEDACDLWKKLLRKNCTPDNAISSALIHWLCKKRKIWEARKLFDEFEKSSIPSVLTYNTLIGGMCEMGELCEAGRLWDDMVEKGCVPNAFTYNMLIKGFCKGGSAKEGVKILEEMLDKRCLPNKTTYSVLLTGLCESGDEAEVMKVLDMDTGGELIDSDVWQLLINKFGSNVSKKRNAMQPKV from the coding sequence atgatgataatgAGCTCCCAAATCTCAAAGGCAGCTAGAAAAATCCACAATCTACGCCACTACTCCGCCAACAACTCTTCTGTCGATCCCTTTGTCGCCCACCCGTCCCACCACCACCTTGCCGCCATCGAATCCAAATCCCAACTCCTCAAATCCTACACCGTAACTCCCCCGATCAAACCGTGGCCCCAAAAGCTCTACCCTAAACGCCTTGTATCCATTATCACCCAACAGCAAAACCTCGACCTTGCCCTCCAAATATTTTACCATGCTGGTAAATACCACCCCGGATTTGAACATAATTACGAAACCTACCACTCCATCATCCACAAGCTCTCTCGTGCTCGAGCTTTTGAAGCGGTTGAAACCCTTCTTTCTCAGTTGCAAAAATCCGGAATCAAATGCGGAGAGAATCTTTTCATCGATGTGTTGCGTAATTACGGTCTTGCCAGCCGTCCTAAAGACTCTTTACGAACATTCTTGCGGATTGACGACTTCGGTGTCACAAAATCCGTACGGTCGTTAAACACGCTTCTAAATGTCATGATTCAGAATAGAAAATATGAGTTGGTGCATGCTTTGTTTAAAAACAGTCGAAGGAAGTTCAATATCACACCAAACGTGTTCACTTGtaacattcttttgaaggccttTTGTAAAAAAGGCGACATAGAAGGTGCACTCAAGGTGTTAGACGAAATGCCAGCAATGGGAATGGTGCCAAACGTCGTGACGTACACCACTATACTTGGAGCTTACGTTTCGAAAGGAGACATGGTGGGTGCAAAGAAGATGTTTGACCAGATTCTTGACCGAGGGTGGACTCCCGATGCCACAACGTACACGATTCTAATGGACGGTTTTTGTAAGCAAGGGCGGTTAGTTGATGCGGTGAAAGTAATGGATGATATGGAGGATAATAAAGTGGACCCGAATGACGTTACTTACGGGGTTATGATTGAAGCCTTTTGTAAAGCGAAAAAAACCGGCGAAGCGTTAAACTTGTTAGACGATATGATCGAGAAGAAATACATGCCGACTTCTGCTCTTTGTTGTAGATTGATTGATGCTTTGTGCGAAGACGGGAAAGTTGAGGACGCTTGTGATCTATGGAAAAAGCTTTTGCGGAAGAATTGTACTCCCGACAACGCGATATCGAGTGCGCTTATACATTGGCTGTGTAAAAAAAGGAAGATTTGGGAAGCGAGGAAGTTGTTCGATGAATTCGAAAAGAGTTCGATTCCGAGTGTTTTAACGTATAACACACTGATTGGCGGTATGTGTGAAATGGGAGAGTTATGTGAGGCTGGTAGGTTATGGGATGATATGGTGGAAAAGGGATGTGTTCCTAACGCGTTTACGTATAATATGTTGATTAAAGGGTTTTGTAAAGGTGGTAGTGCGAAGGAAGGGGTTAAGATTCTAGAGGAGATGTTGGATAAAAGGTGTTTGCCGAATAAAACGACTTATTCTGTGTTGCTTACGGGTTTGTGTGAGTCTGGGGATGAAGCGGAAGTAATGAAAGTACTTGATATGGATACGGGTGGAGAGCTTATTGATTCGGATGTTTGGCAACTTCTAATAAACAAGTTTGGTAGTAATGTTAGTAAGAAGAGAAATGCAATGCAACCTAaggtttga